A stretch of Gallus gallus isolate bGalGal1 chromosome 2, bGalGal1.mat.broiler.GRCg7b, whole genome shotgun sequence DNA encodes these proteins:
- the CA2 gene encoding carbonic anhydrase 2 isoform X1 → MLQGGALDGVYRLVQFHIHWGSCEGQGSEHTVDGVKYDAELHIVHWNVKYGKFAEALKHPDGLAVVGIFMKVGNAKPEIQKVVDALNSIQTKGKQASFTNFDPTGLLPPCRDYWTYPGSLTTPPLHECVIWHVLKEPITVSSEQMCKLRGLCFSAENEPVCRMVDNWRPCQPLKSREVRASFQ, encoded by the exons A tgctgcaaggAGGAGCGCTGGATGGAGTCTACAGGTTGGTGCAGTTTCACATTCACTGGGGATCCTGTGAGGGccagggctctgagcacactGTGGATGGCGTGAAGTACGATGCAGAG CTTCATATTGTTCACTGGAATGTAAAATATGGCAAATTTGCTGAAGCTCTGAAGCATCCTGATGGTTTGGCCGTCGTAGGCATCTTCATGAAG GTAGGGAATGCCAAACCTGAAATACAAAAAGTTGTTGATGCTCTGAACTCCATTCAAACCAAG GGGAAACAAGCTTCTTTCACAAACTTTGACCCTACTGGACTGCTGCCTCCATGCAGAGACTATTGGACGTACCCTGGCTCCCTGACTACTCCACCACTGCATGAATGTGTGATTTGGCATGTTCTGAAGGAGCCCATCACTGTCAGCTCTGAGCAG ATGTGCAAACTCCGTGGCCTTTGCTTCAGTGCTGAGAATGAGCCGGTGTGCCGCATGGTGGACAACTGGCGCCCATGCCAGCCTCTAAAGAGCAGGGAAGTCAGAGCTTCCTTCCAGTAA